A genomic stretch from Edaphobacter aggregans includes:
- a CDS encoding mechanosensitive ion channel family protein — MLIPTRNSSSLRMLRAKRNLLVAKRGALFAIALALSLLAHSLAAQITPESVPPPQPSAAVTLGDRTLFTINTPIGSTTAKARAVGVSARLEQVMRDHSRKPEDIHTVENPGVTQILSDDLLIVNVTDADAAAHSTSRFLLAETQLRIIREAIPKVRNEYSTRSITLDTLYALLATIALVSLLLIFRRIIFPTLYSLIERWRGTRIHGIKVQKLELLSEDRLVGLLHSLLLLIRFLLTALLLYFYFPLVFSFFPWTRAYGRILFGYILSPIRTGWAAFIHYLPQLLVVLVIAFFAWLALRLARFLFRELSRGTLSFTGFYPEWAMPTLKIVQVLIIVFAVVVAFPYLPGSESPAFKGVSIFLGILLSLGSSSAVSNMVAGVVLTYTRAFNIGDLVQISDTTGQVTEKTLLATQIRTIKNVFVAVPNSLVLNSHVVNFSRSPKNQPLILHVTIGIGYETPWRQVHTLLIAAASSTTGVLSDPAPFVLQTSLEDFCADYQINAYTKEPFRMSAIYSELNQNIQDEFNKAGIEIMTPHYSALRDGNTAAIPSAFLPPNYQPDSFRVSSSNPAQALPTSPPKTS; from the coding sequence ATGCTCATTCCGACGCGCAATTCCTCCTCTCTCCGCATGCTTCGCGCGAAGCGTAACCTGCTCGTAGCGAAACGCGGCGCTTTATTCGCGATAGCCCTTGCGCTCTCGCTCTTAGCGCACAGCCTCGCAGCTCAAATAACACCAGAGTCAGTGCCCCCACCTCAACCTTCAGCCGCGGTTACACTCGGCGATCGTACCCTTTTCACCATCAATACCCCCATCGGCTCTACTACAGCCAAGGCCCGCGCCGTAGGTGTCAGCGCCCGCCTCGAGCAGGTCATGCGAGACCATAGCCGCAAGCCGGAAGACATCCACACCGTCGAGAATCCCGGAGTCACCCAAATCCTCTCCGACGACCTCCTCATCGTCAATGTCACCGACGCCGACGCCGCTGCCCACTCCACCTCTCGCTTCCTCCTCGCCGAAACCCAGCTCCGGATCATCCGCGAAGCCATCCCTAAAGTCCGCAACGAGTACAGCACCCGCAGCATCACCCTCGACACCCTTTACGCCCTCCTCGCCACCATCGCGCTCGTCTCTCTGCTCCTCATCTTTCGCCGCATCATCTTTCCCACGCTCTACTCTCTCATTGAGCGCTGGCGCGGTACGCGGATCCACGGTATCAAGGTGCAGAAGCTGGAGCTACTGTCGGAAGACCGCCTCGTCGGACTGCTGCACTCTCTCCTCCTACTAATCCGGTTCCTTCTCACCGCACTTCTGCTCTATTTCTACTTTCCCCTCGTCTTCAGCTTCTTCCCCTGGACACGCGCCTACGGCCGCATTCTCTTCGGTTACATCCTCTCGCCCATCCGCACCGGATGGGCAGCCTTCATCCACTATCTGCCGCAGCTTCTCGTCGTCCTCGTTATTGCCTTCTTTGCATGGCTCGCCCTCCGCCTCGCTCGCTTCCTGTTTCGCGAACTCAGCCGTGGAACCCTCTCCTTCACTGGCTTTTACCCCGAGTGGGCCATGCCCACTCTCAAAATCGTCCAGGTCCTCATCATCGTCTTCGCTGTGGTCGTCGCCTTCCCCTACCTGCCCGGCTCCGAGTCGCCTGCCTTCAAAGGCGTCTCCATCTTTCTCGGAATTCTCCTCTCGCTCGGCTCCAGCTCTGCGGTCTCCAACATGGTCGCGGGCGTCGTGCTCACCTATACCCGCGCCTTCAACATCGGCGATTTGGTCCAGATATCCGATACCACGGGACAGGTCACTGAGAAGACCCTCCTCGCCACCCAAATCCGCACCATCAAAAACGTCTTTGTCGCCGTCCCTAACTCTCTCGTGCTAAACAGCCATGTTGTCAACTTCAGCCGATCCCCCAAAAACCAGCCCCTTATTCTTCACGTGACCATTGGCATCGGCTACGAAACACCATGGCGCCAGGTCCACACCCTCCTCATCGCAGCAGCCAGCAGCACCACCGGCGTCCTTTCAGACCCTGCTCCCTTTGTCCTGCAGACTAGCCTCGAGGACTTCTGCGCCGACTATCAGATCAACGCCTACACCAAGGAACCCTTTCGCATGTCTGCCATCTATAGCGAACTCAATCAGAACATTCAGGACGAGTTCAACAAAGCCGGCATCGAGATCATGACTCCTCACTACAGTGCACTCCGCGACGGCAACACCGCCGCCATTCCCAGCGCTTTTCTACCTCCCAACTACCAACCCGATTCCTTCCGCGTCTCATCCTCCAACCCCGCCCAAGCCCTACCCACCTCTCCTCCAAAGACAAGCTAG